A window of the Pangasianodon hypophthalmus isolate fPanHyp1 chromosome 12, fPanHyp1.pri, whole genome shotgun sequence genome harbors these coding sequences:
- the mapta gene encoding microtubule-associated protein tau isoform X1 has translation MDQQHDSFNSHSNHCNSANAMANSLAGMTVNDRHHGEQLENGVSPMKEVSQEASVKLTEDELISDTEISKVESAPSEEQVNEEPALAQEFPQDETASLNEEEECEGLVDSAEAQREAPPASAPADSNGQSGGPTGTSPTDVAADFASGGYNEDWQDLSRGFIDQSIPEEEEEEHFLMASWSGPSKHLHHRPVSPDRTRSLSLENDLPVSFLIRSAALEDLTAVGDKIRESEGVSVSEEFLQQGPCIDSTERGHDDGEQTVMNQQKMTQFGDKDIPSMGILHCSNGDLSVDPSCEYIQGSTTPQQDFVSTTLLPQGHIQSLNSVSVRDSYLVPDEGDHSDLVEDQSTQLAHYPGSLETEGNEVIPPLNDSPSSPVTSYGSPSRKSRVPVSQFKAQAKTDNDTEKRTLKAPPAKARLSSLKRPSNTVKKSSASSSSPSAPTSALRTGTGPRAPGSRPYAAGTKIPAMTPPQSVKVDPKKPVKNGKDSPKTPEASGQSSPGTPKSPSSKSLGGKTPAGKEIKKVAVIRSTPKSPGSLKNRSPAPLAAVPLPDLKNVRSKVGSTDNIKHQPGGGQVQILDQKLDFNSVKSKCGSKDNIKHVPGGGNVRILDKKVDFSSVQARCGSKDNIKHIPGGGKVQILDQKLDLSNIQSKCGSKDNIKHVPGGGKIQILDQKLDLSNVQARCGSKDNIKHTPGGGKVQIVHKKLDLSNVQAKCGSKDNIHHKPGGGNIEIRSEKLEFKAQSKIRSLDNIGHVAGGGQKRIETHKLMFREQAKARTDHGAEIVSLEESPQQLSTVSSSGSINMADPPQLATLADEVSASLAKQGL, from the exons ATGGACCAGCAGCACGATTCATTCAACAGCCACTCTAACCACTGCAACTCGGCCAATGCCATGGCGAACTCCCTCGCTGGCATGACCGTCAACGACCGTCACCATGGGGAGCAGTTGGAGAATGGCGTCAGTCCAATGAAAG AGGTGTCCCAGGAAGCTTCAGTAAAACTGACAGAAGATGAGCTAATATCAGATACTGAGATCTCTAAAGTAGAGAGCGCCCCCTCTG AGGAACAGGTCAATGAAGAGCCAGCATTAGCACAAGAGTTTCCTCAGGATGAGACCGCCTCCCTTAATGAGGAGGAGgaatgtg AGGGGTTGGTGGATTCTGCAGAAGCACAAAGAGAAGCTCCGCCAGCATCTGCTCCTGCTGATTCAAATGGGCAGAGTG GAGGACCCACAGGTACATCTCCAACAG ATGTAGCAGCTGACTTCGCTTCAGGGGGTTATAATGAAGATTGGCAAGACCTGAGTCGAGGCTTCATAGACCAGAGTAtaccagaagaagaagaagaagaacattttCTGATGGCCAGCTGGAGTGGCCCGTCTAAGCATCTGCACCACCGACCGGTCAGTCCTGATCGCACCAGAAGCCTGTCCCTGGAGAACGACCTTCCAGTCTCCTTCTTAATCCGCAGTGCAGCCCTGGAAGATCTCACAGCTGTTGGGGACAAGATCAGAGAAAGTGAGGGTGTCTCGGTTTCCGAAGAGTTTCTCCAACAAGGGCCCTGCATTGACTCCACTGAGAGAGGTCATGATGATGGAGAACAAACCGTGATGAATCAACAAAAGATGACACAATTTGGAGATAAAGATATACCCAGTATGGGCATCTTGCATTGTTCCAATGGCGACTTATCAGTGGATCCGAGCTGTGAATATATCCAAGGAAGTACTACACCGCAGCAGGACTTTGTCAGTACTACACTACTACCACAAGGACACATACAGAGTCTgaattcagtgtcagtgagaGACTCTTACTTGGTACCGGACGAAGGTGATCACAGTGATTTAGTTGAAGACCAGAGCACTCAATTGGCACATTACCCTGGAAGCCTAGAGACAGAAGGAAATGAAGTTATTCCTCCTTTGAACGACTCACCCAGTTCTCCAGTCACTTCCTATGGCTCACCATCTAGAAAATCTCGTGTACCCGTATCTCAGTTCAAAG CTCAAGCCAAGACTGACAATGACACTGAGAAACGG ACACTCAAAGCACCTCCTGCCAAAGCTAGACTATCCTCCCTAAAAAGACCCTCCAACACTGTGAAAAAATCCTCAGCTTCCTCTAGCTCTCCCTCAGCACCTACAAGTGCTTTACGAACAGGGACTGGGCCAAGG GCTCCAGGAAGTAGGCCTTACGCTGCTGGCACAAAGATCCCAGCAATGACCCCTCCTCAGTCAG tgaaAGTGGATCCAAAGAAACCAGTGAAAAATGGAAAAG ATTCTCCTAAGACCCCTGAGGCAAGTGGCCAAAGTAGTCCTGGCACCCCTAAGTCACCTTCCAGCAAGTCTCTAGGTGGTAAAACCCCAGCAGGAAAGGAGATAAAGAAGGTGGCAGTGATCCGCTCCACCCCCAAATCTCCTGGCTCCCTGAAGAACCGTTCTCCAGCCCCTCTGGCTGCTGTGCCCCTGCCTGACCTGAAGAACGTGCGCTCCAAAGTTGGCTCCACTGACAACATCAAACACCAGCCTGGAGGAGGCCAG GTCCAAATTCTTGATCAGAAGCTGGACTTTAATAGTGTTAAGTCTAAGTGTGGCTCCAAAGACAATATCAAACATGTACCCGGAGGTGGCAAT GTCAGGATTCTTGATAAGAAGGTGGACTTCAGCAGTGTCCAAGCTCGATGTGGTTCTAAAGACAACATTAAGCACATTCCGGGAGGAGGCAAG GTCCAAATTCTTGATCAGAAGCTGGATTTGTCTAATATTCAGTCTAAGTGCGGCTCCAAAGACAATATCAAGCATGTACCTGGAGGGGGCAAA attcagattctagATCAGAAGTTGGACTTAAGTAATGTGCAGGCTAGGTGTGGCTCCAAAGACaatatcaaacacacacccggagGTGGCAAA GTCCAGATTGTTCACAAAAAGTTAGACTTGAGCAATGTGCAGGCAAAATGTGGTTCAAAAGACAATATCCACCACAAGCCAG GAGGTGGAAACATTGAGATCAGATCTGAGAAATTGGAATTCAAGGCGCAGTCAAAGATCAGATCTCTAGACAACATTGGCCATGTGGCTGGAGGCGGTCAGAAGAGG ATTGAGACACATAAGCTGATGTTCCGCGAGCAAGCGAAGGCGCGGACTGACCATGGCGCTGAGATCGTCTCTCTGGAAGAGTCTCCCCAGCAGCTCAGCACTGTTTCCTCCTCTGGCAGCATCAACATGGCTGACCCACCTCAGCTCGCCACCCTCGCAGATGAGGTGAGCGCCTCGTTGGCCAAGCAGGGCTTGTGA
- the mapta gene encoding microtubule-associated protein tau isoform X4 — protein MDQQHDSFNSHSNHCNSANAMANSLAGMTVNDRHHGEQLENGVSPMKEVSQEASVKLTEDELISDTEISKVESAPSEEQVNEEPALAQEFPQDETASLNEEEECEGLVDSAEAQREAPPASAPADSNGQSGGPTGTSPTDVAADFASGGYNEDWQDLSRGFIDQSIPEEEEEEHFLMASWSGPSKHLHHRPVSPDRTRSLSLENDLPVSFLIRSAALEDLTAVGDKIRESEGVSVSEEFLQQGPCIDSTERGHDDGEQTVMNQQKMTQFGDKDIPSMGILHCSNGDLSVDPSCEYIQGSTTPQQDFVSTTLLPQGHIQSLNSVSVRDSYLVPDEGDHSDLVEDQSTQLAHYPGSLETEGNEVIPPLNDSPSSPVTSYGSPSRKSRVPVSQFKAQAKTDNDTEKRTLKAPPAKARLSSLKRPSNTVKKSSASSSSPSAPTSALRTGTGPRAPGSRPYAAGTKIPAMTPPQSVKVDPKKPVKNGKDSPKTPEASGQSSPGTPKSPSSKSLGGKTPAGKEIKKVAVIRSTPKSPGSLKNRSPAPLAAVPLPDLKNVRSKVGSTDNIKHQPGGGQVQILDQKLDFNSVKSKCGSKDNIKHVPGGGNVRILDKKVDFSSVQARCGSKDNIKHIPGGGKIQILDQKLDLSNVQARCGSKDNIKHTPGGGKVQIVHKKLDLSNVQAKCGSKDNIHHKPGGGNIEIRSEKLEFKAQSKIRSLDNIGHVAGGGQKRIETHKLMFREQAKARTDHGAEIVSLEESPQQLSTVSSSGSINMADPPQLATLADEVSASLAKQGL, from the exons ATGGACCAGCAGCACGATTCATTCAACAGCCACTCTAACCACTGCAACTCGGCCAATGCCATGGCGAACTCCCTCGCTGGCATGACCGTCAACGACCGTCACCATGGGGAGCAGTTGGAGAATGGCGTCAGTCCAATGAAAG AGGTGTCCCAGGAAGCTTCAGTAAAACTGACAGAAGATGAGCTAATATCAGATACTGAGATCTCTAAAGTAGAGAGCGCCCCCTCTG AGGAACAGGTCAATGAAGAGCCAGCATTAGCACAAGAGTTTCCTCAGGATGAGACCGCCTCCCTTAATGAGGAGGAGgaatgtg AGGGGTTGGTGGATTCTGCAGAAGCACAAAGAGAAGCTCCGCCAGCATCTGCTCCTGCTGATTCAAATGGGCAGAGTG GAGGACCCACAGGTACATCTCCAACAG ATGTAGCAGCTGACTTCGCTTCAGGGGGTTATAATGAAGATTGGCAAGACCTGAGTCGAGGCTTCATAGACCAGAGTAtaccagaagaagaagaagaagaacattttCTGATGGCCAGCTGGAGTGGCCCGTCTAAGCATCTGCACCACCGACCGGTCAGTCCTGATCGCACCAGAAGCCTGTCCCTGGAGAACGACCTTCCAGTCTCCTTCTTAATCCGCAGTGCAGCCCTGGAAGATCTCACAGCTGTTGGGGACAAGATCAGAGAAAGTGAGGGTGTCTCGGTTTCCGAAGAGTTTCTCCAACAAGGGCCCTGCATTGACTCCACTGAGAGAGGTCATGATGATGGAGAACAAACCGTGATGAATCAACAAAAGATGACACAATTTGGAGATAAAGATATACCCAGTATGGGCATCTTGCATTGTTCCAATGGCGACTTATCAGTGGATCCGAGCTGTGAATATATCCAAGGAAGTACTACACCGCAGCAGGACTTTGTCAGTACTACACTACTACCACAAGGACACATACAGAGTCTgaattcagtgtcagtgagaGACTCTTACTTGGTACCGGACGAAGGTGATCACAGTGATTTAGTTGAAGACCAGAGCACTCAATTGGCACATTACCCTGGAAGCCTAGAGACAGAAGGAAATGAAGTTATTCCTCCTTTGAACGACTCACCCAGTTCTCCAGTCACTTCCTATGGCTCACCATCTAGAAAATCTCGTGTACCCGTATCTCAGTTCAAAG CTCAAGCCAAGACTGACAATGACACTGAGAAACGG ACACTCAAAGCACCTCCTGCCAAAGCTAGACTATCCTCCCTAAAAAGACCCTCCAACACTGTGAAAAAATCCTCAGCTTCCTCTAGCTCTCCCTCAGCACCTACAAGTGCTTTACGAACAGGGACTGGGCCAAGG GCTCCAGGAAGTAGGCCTTACGCTGCTGGCACAAAGATCCCAGCAATGACCCCTCCTCAGTCAG tgaaAGTGGATCCAAAGAAACCAGTGAAAAATGGAAAAG ATTCTCCTAAGACCCCTGAGGCAAGTGGCCAAAGTAGTCCTGGCACCCCTAAGTCACCTTCCAGCAAGTCTCTAGGTGGTAAAACCCCAGCAGGAAAGGAGATAAAGAAGGTGGCAGTGATCCGCTCCACCCCCAAATCTCCTGGCTCCCTGAAGAACCGTTCTCCAGCCCCTCTGGCTGCTGTGCCCCTGCCTGACCTGAAGAACGTGCGCTCCAAAGTTGGCTCCACTGACAACATCAAACACCAGCCTGGAGGAGGCCAG GTCCAAATTCTTGATCAGAAGCTGGACTTTAATAGTGTTAAGTCTAAGTGTGGCTCCAAAGACAATATCAAACATGTACCCGGAGGTGGCAAT GTCAGGATTCTTGATAAGAAGGTGGACTTCAGCAGTGTCCAAGCTCGATGTGGTTCTAAAGACAACATTAAGCACATTCCGGGAGGAGGCAAG attcagattctagATCAGAAGTTGGACTTAAGTAATGTGCAGGCTAGGTGTGGCTCCAAAGACaatatcaaacacacacccggagGTGGCAAA GTCCAGATTGTTCACAAAAAGTTAGACTTGAGCAATGTGCAGGCAAAATGTGGTTCAAAAGACAATATCCACCACAAGCCAG GAGGTGGAAACATTGAGATCAGATCTGAGAAATTGGAATTCAAGGCGCAGTCAAAGATCAGATCTCTAGACAACATTGGCCATGTGGCTGGAGGCGGTCAGAAGAGG ATTGAGACACATAAGCTGATGTTCCGCGAGCAAGCGAAGGCGCGGACTGACCATGGCGCTGAGATCGTCTCTCTGGAAGAGTCTCCCCAGCAGCTCAGCACTGTTTCCTCCTCTGGCAGCATCAACATGGCTGACCCACCTCAGCTCGCCACCCTCGCAGATGAGGTGAGCGCCTCGTTGGCCAAGCAGGGCTTGTGA
- the mapta gene encoding microtubule-associated protein tau isoform X7, with translation MDQQHDSFNSHSNHCNSANAMANSLAGMTVNDRHHGEQLENGVSPMKEVSQEASVKLTEDELISDTEISKVESAPSEEQVNEEPALAQEFPQDETASLNEEEECEGLVDSAEAQREAPPASAPADSNGQSGGPTGTSPTDVAADFASGGYNEDWQDLSRGFIDQSIPEEEEEEHFLMASWSGPSKHLHHRPVSPDRTRSLSLENDLPVSFLIRSAALEDLTAVGDKIRESEGVSVSEEFLQQGPCIDSTERGHDDGEQTVMNQQKMTQFGDKDIPSMGILHCSNGDLSVDPSCEYIQGSTTPQQDFVSTTLLPQGHIQSLNSVSVRDSYLVPDEGDHSDLVEDQSTQLAHYPGSLETEGNEVIPPLNDSPSSPVTSYGSPSRKSRVPVSQFKAQAKTDNDTEKRAPGSRPYAAGTKIPAMTPPQSVKVDPKKPVKNGKDSPKTPEASGQSSPGTPKSPSSKSLGGKTPAGKEIKKVAVIRSTPKSPGSLKNRSPAPLAAVPLPDLKNVRSKVGSTDNIKHQPGGGQVQILDQKLDFNSVKSKCGSKDNIKHVPGGGNVRILDKKVDFSSVQARCGSKDNIKHIPGGGKVQILDQKLDLSNIQSKCGSKDNIKHVPGGGKIQILDQKLDLSNVQARCGSKDNIKHTPGGGKVQIVHKKLDLSNVQAKCGSKDNIHHKPGGGNIEIRSEKLEFKAQSKIRSLDNIGHVAGGGQKRIETHKLMFREQAKARTDHGAEIVSLEESPQQLSTVSSSGSINMADPPQLATLADEVSASLAKQGL, from the exons ATGGACCAGCAGCACGATTCATTCAACAGCCACTCTAACCACTGCAACTCGGCCAATGCCATGGCGAACTCCCTCGCTGGCATGACCGTCAACGACCGTCACCATGGGGAGCAGTTGGAGAATGGCGTCAGTCCAATGAAAG AGGTGTCCCAGGAAGCTTCAGTAAAACTGACAGAAGATGAGCTAATATCAGATACTGAGATCTCTAAAGTAGAGAGCGCCCCCTCTG AGGAACAGGTCAATGAAGAGCCAGCATTAGCACAAGAGTTTCCTCAGGATGAGACCGCCTCCCTTAATGAGGAGGAGgaatgtg AGGGGTTGGTGGATTCTGCAGAAGCACAAAGAGAAGCTCCGCCAGCATCTGCTCCTGCTGATTCAAATGGGCAGAGTG GAGGACCCACAGGTACATCTCCAACAG ATGTAGCAGCTGACTTCGCTTCAGGGGGTTATAATGAAGATTGGCAAGACCTGAGTCGAGGCTTCATAGACCAGAGTAtaccagaagaagaagaagaagaacattttCTGATGGCCAGCTGGAGTGGCCCGTCTAAGCATCTGCACCACCGACCGGTCAGTCCTGATCGCACCAGAAGCCTGTCCCTGGAGAACGACCTTCCAGTCTCCTTCTTAATCCGCAGTGCAGCCCTGGAAGATCTCACAGCTGTTGGGGACAAGATCAGAGAAAGTGAGGGTGTCTCGGTTTCCGAAGAGTTTCTCCAACAAGGGCCCTGCATTGACTCCACTGAGAGAGGTCATGATGATGGAGAACAAACCGTGATGAATCAACAAAAGATGACACAATTTGGAGATAAAGATATACCCAGTATGGGCATCTTGCATTGTTCCAATGGCGACTTATCAGTGGATCCGAGCTGTGAATATATCCAAGGAAGTACTACACCGCAGCAGGACTTTGTCAGTACTACACTACTACCACAAGGACACATACAGAGTCTgaattcagtgtcagtgagaGACTCTTACTTGGTACCGGACGAAGGTGATCACAGTGATTTAGTTGAAGACCAGAGCACTCAATTGGCACATTACCCTGGAAGCCTAGAGACAGAAGGAAATGAAGTTATTCCTCCTTTGAACGACTCACCCAGTTCTCCAGTCACTTCCTATGGCTCACCATCTAGAAAATCTCGTGTACCCGTATCTCAGTTCAAAG CTCAAGCCAAGACTGACAATGACACTGAGAAACGG GCTCCAGGAAGTAGGCCTTACGCTGCTGGCACAAAGATCCCAGCAATGACCCCTCCTCAGTCAG tgaaAGTGGATCCAAAGAAACCAGTGAAAAATGGAAAAG ATTCTCCTAAGACCCCTGAGGCAAGTGGCCAAAGTAGTCCTGGCACCCCTAAGTCACCTTCCAGCAAGTCTCTAGGTGGTAAAACCCCAGCAGGAAAGGAGATAAAGAAGGTGGCAGTGATCCGCTCCACCCCCAAATCTCCTGGCTCCCTGAAGAACCGTTCTCCAGCCCCTCTGGCTGCTGTGCCCCTGCCTGACCTGAAGAACGTGCGCTCCAAAGTTGGCTCCACTGACAACATCAAACACCAGCCTGGAGGAGGCCAG GTCCAAATTCTTGATCAGAAGCTGGACTTTAATAGTGTTAAGTCTAAGTGTGGCTCCAAAGACAATATCAAACATGTACCCGGAGGTGGCAAT GTCAGGATTCTTGATAAGAAGGTGGACTTCAGCAGTGTCCAAGCTCGATGTGGTTCTAAAGACAACATTAAGCACATTCCGGGAGGAGGCAAG GTCCAAATTCTTGATCAGAAGCTGGATTTGTCTAATATTCAGTCTAAGTGCGGCTCCAAAGACAATATCAAGCATGTACCTGGAGGGGGCAAA attcagattctagATCAGAAGTTGGACTTAAGTAATGTGCAGGCTAGGTGTGGCTCCAAAGACaatatcaaacacacacccggagGTGGCAAA GTCCAGATTGTTCACAAAAAGTTAGACTTGAGCAATGTGCAGGCAAAATGTGGTTCAAAAGACAATATCCACCACAAGCCAG GAGGTGGAAACATTGAGATCAGATCTGAGAAATTGGAATTCAAGGCGCAGTCAAAGATCAGATCTCTAGACAACATTGGCCATGTGGCTGGAGGCGGTCAGAAGAGG ATTGAGACACATAAGCTGATGTTCCGCGAGCAAGCGAAGGCGCGGACTGACCATGGCGCTGAGATCGTCTCTCTGGAAGAGTCTCCCCAGCAGCTCAGCACTGTTTCCTCCTCTGGCAGCATCAACATGGCTGACCCACCTCAGCTCGCCACCCTCGCAGATGAGGTGAGCGCCTCGTTGGCCAAGCAGGGCTTGTGA
- the mapta gene encoding microtubule-associated protein tau isoform X6 has product MDQQHDSFNSHSNHCNSANAMANSLAGMTVNDRHHGEQLENGVSPMKEVSQEASVKLTEDELISDTEISKVESAPSEEQVNEEPALAQEFPQDETASLNEEEECEGLVDSAEAQREAPPASAPADSNGQSGGPTGTSPTDVAADFASGGYNEDWQDLSRGFIDQSIPEEEEEEHFLMASWSGPSKHLHHRPVSPDRTRSLSLENDLPVSFLIRSAALEDLTAVGDKIRESEGVSVSEEFLQQGPCIDSTERGHDDGEQTVMNQQKMTQFGDKDIPSMGILHCSNGDLSVDPSCEYIQGSTTPQQDFVSTTLLPQGHIQSLNSVSVRDSYLVPDEGDHSDLVEDQSTQLAHYPGSLETEGNEVIPPLNDSPSSPVTSYGSPSRKSRVPVSQFKAQAKTDNDTEKRTLKAPPAKARLSSLKRPSNTVKKSSASSSSPSAPTSALRTGTGPRAPGSRPYAAGTKIPAMTPPQSVKVDPKKPVKNGKDSPKTPEASGQSSPGTPKSPSSKSLGGKTPAGKEIKKVAVIRSTPKSPGSLKNRSPAPLAAVPLPDLKNVRSKVGSTDNIKHQPGGGQVQILDQKLDFNSVKSKCGSKDNIKHVPGGGNVRILDKKVDFSSVQARCGSKDNIKHIPGGGKVQILDQKLDLSNIQSKCGSKDNIKHVPGGGKVQIVHKKLDLSNVQAKCGSKDNIHHKPGGGNIEIRSEKLEFKAQSKIRSLDNIGHVAGGGQKRIETHKLMFREQAKARTDHGAEIVSLEESPQQLSTVSSSGSINMADPPQLATLADEVSASLAKQGL; this is encoded by the exons ATGGACCAGCAGCACGATTCATTCAACAGCCACTCTAACCACTGCAACTCGGCCAATGCCATGGCGAACTCCCTCGCTGGCATGACCGTCAACGACCGTCACCATGGGGAGCAGTTGGAGAATGGCGTCAGTCCAATGAAAG AGGTGTCCCAGGAAGCTTCAGTAAAACTGACAGAAGATGAGCTAATATCAGATACTGAGATCTCTAAAGTAGAGAGCGCCCCCTCTG AGGAACAGGTCAATGAAGAGCCAGCATTAGCACAAGAGTTTCCTCAGGATGAGACCGCCTCCCTTAATGAGGAGGAGgaatgtg AGGGGTTGGTGGATTCTGCAGAAGCACAAAGAGAAGCTCCGCCAGCATCTGCTCCTGCTGATTCAAATGGGCAGAGTG GAGGACCCACAGGTACATCTCCAACAG ATGTAGCAGCTGACTTCGCTTCAGGGGGTTATAATGAAGATTGGCAAGACCTGAGTCGAGGCTTCATAGACCAGAGTAtaccagaagaagaagaagaagaacattttCTGATGGCCAGCTGGAGTGGCCCGTCTAAGCATCTGCACCACCGACCGGTCAGTCCTGATCGCACCAGAAGCCTGTCCCTGGAGAACGACCTTCCAGTCTCCTTCTTAATCCGCAGTGCAGCCCTGGAAGATCTCACAGCTGTTGGGGACAAGATCAGAGAAAGTGAGGGTGTCTCGGTTTCCGAAGAGTTTCTCCAACAAGGGCCCTGCATTGACTCCACTGAGAGAGGTCATGATGATGGAGAACAAACCGTGATGAATCAACAAAAGATGACACAATTTGGAGATAAAGATATACCCAGTATGGGCATCTTGCATTGTTCCAATGGCGACTTATCAGTGGATCCGAGCTGTGAATATATCCAAGGAAGTACTACACCGCAGCAGGACTTTGTCAGTACTACACTACTACCACAAGGACACATACAGAGTCTgaattcagtgtcagtgagaGACTCTTACTTGGTACCGGACGAAGGTGATCACAGTGATTTAGTTGAAGACCAGAGCACTCAATTGGCACATTACCCTGGAAGCCTAGAGACAGAAGGAAATGAAGTTATTCCTCCTTTGAACGACTCACCCAGTTCTCCAGTCACTTCCTATGGCTCACCATCTAGAAAATCTCGTGTACCCGTATCTCAGTTCAAAG CTCAAGCCAAGACTGACAATGACACTGAGAAACGG ACACTCAAAGCACCTCCTGCCAAAGCTAGACTATCCTCCCTAAAAAGACCCTCCAACACTGTGAAAAAATCCTCAGCTTCCTCTAGCTCTCCCTCAGCACCTACAAGTGCTTTACGAACAGGGACTGGGCCAAGG GCTCCAGGAAGTAGGCCTTACGCTGCTGGCACAAAGATCCCAGCAATGACCCCTCCTCAGTCAG tgaaAGTGGATCCAAAGAAACCAGTGAAAAATGGAAAAG ATTCTCCTAAGACCCCTGAGGCAAGTGGCCAAAGTAGTCCTGGCACCCCTAAGTCACCTTCCAGCAAGTCTCTAGGTGGTAAAACCCCAGCAGGAAAGGAGATAAAGAAGGTGGCAGTGATCCGCTCCACCCCCAAATCTCCTGGCTCCCTGAAGAACCGTTCTCCAGCCCCTCTGGCTGCTGTGCCCCTGCCTGACCTGAAGAACGTGCGCTCCAAAGTTGGCTCCACTGACAACATCAAACACCAGCCTGGAGGAGGCCAG GTCCAAATTCTTGATCAGAAGCTGGACTTTAATAGTGTTAAGTCTAAGTGTGGCTCCAAAGACAATATCAAACATGTACCCGGAGGTGGCAAT GTCAGGATTCTTGATAAGAAGGTGGACTTCAGCAGTGTCCAAGCTCGATGTGGTTCTAAAGACAACATTAAGCACATTCCGGGAGGAGGCAAG GTCCAAATTCTTGATCAGAAGCTGGATTTGTCTAATATTCAGTCTAAGTGCGGCTCCAAAGACAATATCAAGCATGTACCTGGAGGGGGCAAA GTCCAGATTGTTCACAAAAAGTTAGACTTGAGCAATGTGCAGGCAAAATGTGGTTCAAAAGACAATATCCACCACAAGCCAG GAGGTGGAAACATTGAGATCAGATCTGAGAAATTGGAATTCAAGGCGCAGTCAAAGATCAGATCTCTAGACAACATTGGCCATGTGGCTGGAGGCGGTCAGAAGAGG ATTGAGACACATAAGCTGATGTTCCGCGAGCAAGCGAAGGCGCGGACTGACCATGGCGCTGAGATCGTCTCTCTGGAAGAGTCTCCCCAGCAGCTCAGCACTGTTTCCTCCTCTGGCAGCATCAACATGGCTGACCCACCTCAGCTCGCCACCCTCGCAGATGAGGTGAGCGCCTCGTTGGCCAAGCAGGGCTTGTGA